From Myxocyprinus asiaticus isolate MX2 ecotype Aquarium Trade chromosome 49, UBuf_Myxa_2, whole genome shotgun sequence, a single genomic window includes:
- the LOC127438608 gene encoding gastrula zinc finger protein XlCGF49.1-like, producing MEESQELEILSQKKRAEAKTSFTCSQCGKSFIHKRNLQEHIRIHTGKKPFKCDQCGKSFTQKGNFKSHMRIHTGEKPHTCDQCDKSFRQKVALKNHIRIHTGEKPYTCHQCGKRFRCQVSLTNHMRIHTGEKPYTCYHCGKSFKWSPSLHDHLLSHTGERPFHCDQCGKNFIVKSALKVHLKIHAKEKHHVCSDCGKGFSRLNNLKMHQKIHTGVKDHVCFECGKAFIRVCRLKEHQRIHTGEKPYKCSHCDKRFTQSKQLKTHEKIHAGETPYHLNY from the coding sequence ATGGAGGAAAGTCAAGAGCTGGAAATACTTTCACAGAAAAAGAGAGCAGAAGCCAAAACGTCTTTCACCTGcagtcagtgtggaaagagtttcatacaTAAAAGAAACCTTCAGGAACACATCAGAATCCACACTGGAAAGAAACCTTTcaaatgtgatcagtgtggaaagagtttcacacaaaaaggaaactTTAAGAGTCACatgagaatccacactggagagaagccacacacatgtgatcagtgtgACAAGAGTTTCAGACAAAAAGTAGCCCTTAAGAACCACAtaagaatccacactggagagaagccgtacacgtgccatcagtgtggaaagagattcAGATGTCAAGTAAGTCTTACaaatcacatgagaattcacactggagagaaaccttacacatgctatcactgtggaaagagtttcaaatggTCACCAAGTCTCCACGATCATCTGCTCTCTCACACTGGAGAAAGACCATTTCACTGTGATCAGTGTGGTAAAAATTTTATTGTGAAATCAGCCCTGAAGGTCCACCTGAAAATTCATGCAAAGGAGAAGCATCATGTCTGTTCTGATTGTGGAAAGGGTTTTTCACGGCTGAACAATTTGAAAATGCACCAGAAAATACACACCGGTGTGAAGGATCATGTGTGCTTTGAGTGTGGGAAGGCTTTTATTCGAGTCTGCCGATTGAAAGAGCAccagagaattcacactggagaaaaaccgtacaagtgttcacactgtgacaAGAGATTCACTCAgtcaaaacaactgaaaacacatgagaagaTTCACGCTGGAGAGACGCCGTATCACTTGAACTACTGA